In the Halorubrum ruber genome, ATTGGCTAACGAGACGCTTTGCGTCTCGTGAACGGCTGAAGCCGTGGGCTTCCTGCTCGTTCCTCTGTGAACGAAAGAGCGGAGGAACGGCGACGGCGGGGCCGTCGCTTCGTGACGGTCCGCCGGGCGGGCGCGGCGGCGTCAGCGGGGGCCGGTCGCCGCGAGAGGGAGCGGCGGCGACCGGCGACCGATAGCGGACAGGCGGGGTGGAGGGCGGGGAGGGCGCCCCGACCGTCCGGCGGGCGTCACGCATCTAAATCGAAGCGCGGGGGATAATTCTACGTTAGCCGTCGATAGTACGGACAGACCGAACAGCGCGTTCGAATCGGATGAGTCGCGTCGTACGTGTCGACCGGTCGACGCTCGTGGGACGAGCGAAGCCCCGCTACTCCTCTATCTTGTGCTTGAACGCGAAGAAGACGCGACGACCGGTCTCCGTGAGCCGGACCGTGTCGGAGCGGCCGACGTCCTCTAATTCGACGTAGCCGCGGTCGCGCAGCGGCGAGAGCACGTGCGTCTCTAAGGCGCGGTACTTCGCCGTCCGGCTCTCGCCCGCCTCGCGCAGGAACGCGAGGTCGCGCTCGCGCGCCCACTCGATGAGGTTCCACTTGTCGGTGGTGACGTTCTCCTCGGCGCGCTCGTGGAGGCGACCGAGGACGGCGACCTGATCGGTCGTGGGCGCGTCCATCGGGTAGATCGGGAGGTCGACGGTGCGGGCGACGCCCTCGGTGAGCGGCTCCTCGCGCCGGTCGTGGCGGTGGCGCTCGGGCTCGACGCTGTAGGGGCGCGCGCCGACGATCATACACGCCAGCGCGACGCCGACGGCGGCGATCCGCGGCCCGGTCGAGACGTTCCCGAAGAGGCGGTCGCCGTCCGCCGCGCTCGCCTGATGGCGGGCGGCGACCGTCGTCGTCACGCCGAGCACGTCGTACACGTCCGCGAGCGCGACGGGGATCGGTCGGACCGCGGCGAACTCGGCGGCGGCCGTCCACGCGTCGCGCTGGTAGTCCGTGAGCCCGTCGGGGTCGACGCGGGTGTCCGCGGGGTCGGCGGCGCTGGCGGCCTCGAAGTCCACGTCGCCGCGGGCCCCCTCGCGGTCGGGGGCGTCGACGAGGAGGTAGGCGACGTCGGCGCCGTGGCGGCGGAGGGGTTCGACGATCCGGTCGCGCTCGTAGCCGAGCGGGACGACGTGGACGCGGCGTTCGGCGACGCTGGGGACCGAGGTGTCCATACCCTCCTTGTCCGCGGGGATCGGATAAATAGCCCGCCGGAGCGCTCCCGGAGAGGGACGGCCGATCACGAGTCGTGGGGTCACGTACCACGAAAACCGTTAAGCCGAGTCCTCGCCTACGAGGGGACATGAGCGCTGACCGGTCCGCCCTCAGGCGGGCCATCGAGCGCGGCGAACGGGACGGCGGTGCCATCGAGTTCAAGGAGCGGCTGACCCGGGAGGTCCACCTCGCCGACGGGCGCATGGAGTCGCTCGTGGCCCAGCTCCGCCACCGCGTCCTCTCCGGGGACGGCGAGGCGACCTACGTCCTCGGCGTCACCGACGACGGCGGGCTTGCCGGAATCTCCCCCGAGGCCTTCTCGGAGACGATGGACGTGCTGTCGCTGCTCGCGGACGAGGCGGACGCCCACATCGCCGACGTCGAGACGTGGAGCGCCGGCTCCGGCGGCGACGGCGACGAGGCTGGGCTGGTCGGGCTCGCCACGCTCCGCGACGGCGGCGTGTTCGAGGCCGACGAAGACCACCTCGTGGTCGGCACCGCGGGCCACGTCGACCACGGGAAGTCGACGCTCGTCGGCACGCTCGTCACCGGCAGGGCCGACGACGGGCAGGGCGGCACGCGCGGCTTCCTCGACGTCCAGCCCCACGAGGTCGAGCGCGGCCTCTCCGCGGACCTCTCGTACGCGGTGTACGGGTTCGCCGACGGCGCCGACGAGCCGGTCCGGATGGATAACCCCCACCGCAAGGCCGACCGCGCGGGCGTCGTCGAGGCGGCGGACCGGCTCGTCTCCTTCGTCGACACCGTCGGCCACGAGCCGTGGCTCCGGACGACGATCCGCGGGCTCGTGGGCCAGAAGCTCGACTACGGGCTGCTCGTCGTCGCCGCCGACGACGGCCCGACGAAGACCACCCGCGAACACCTCGGGATCCTCCTCGCGACCGAGCTGCCGACGATCGTCGCGATCACGAAGGCGGACGCCGTGAGCGACGAGCGGCTCGCCGAGGTCGAGCGCGAGACGGAGTCGATGCTGCGCGACGCGGGACAGACCCCCCTCCTCGTCGACCGCCACGGGGTCGACACCGCGGTCGCTGAGGTCGGCGACGGCGTCGTCCCCCTGCTGCGGACCAGCGCGGTGACGAAGGACGGGGTCGAGACGCTCGATCAGCTGTTCGAGCGCCTTCCCAAGCGCGCGACGCCCGACCGCGAGACCTTCCGGATGTACGTCGACCGCAGCTACAAGGTGACGGGCGTGGGCGCGGTGGCATCCGGCACGGTGAACTCGGGGACCGTCGAGACGGGCGACGAGCTCCTGCTCGGTCCCATGCCCGACGGGTCCTTCCGCGAGGTGGAGGCGCGGTCGATCGAGATGCACTACCATCGGGTCGACAAGGCGACCGCGGGGCGGATCGTCGGCATCGCGCTGAAGGGCGTCGACGAGGCGGAGATCGAACGCGGGATGGCCTTAGTGCCCCGCGGGAGCGACCCCGAGCCGGTCCGCGAGTTCGACGCCGAGGTGATGGTCCTGAACCACCCGACCCGGATCCAGGAGGGGTACGAGCCGGTGGTCCACCTCGAAACCGTCTCCGAGGCGGCCGCGTTCTACCCCGAGGAGGGACGGTTGCTCCCGGGCGACACGGGGGAGGCCCGCGTCCGCTTCAAGTTCCGGCCGTACCTGATCGAGGAGGGGCAGCGGTTCGTCTTCCGCGAGGGGTCGAGCAAGGGAGTCGGAACCGTGACGGGCACCGGAGACGCGGCCGAGGACCCGCCGCCGCGCGGTCGCTGACTCGCGACTCGCCGGTGACTCGCGGCCCGGCGATAATTCGCGACTCGGCGATAATTCGCGACTCGCGGCCGGCGTTCCGGCCGCTCGGCGCGCGAGAGCATCAGATATTTTATTTTATGCTTTCGACTGCGGATCGATCGGTGGATTTCGGATCGCGGCAGTCGTTTCTTCCTCATTCGGACGACGTTTGGGGGTGAGGGTGCGCAAAAAAGGACAACGAAGCGACCAGAGGTGACCGTACGGACACGGTGACCCAAAATACTTATTAGAGTGAAACAAGAGGTCGGCTGTATGCGTCGACAACACACACAACGCATTTCGCGACGGAAGCTCCTCGCCAGCGGGGCGGCCGGTACCTCCTTCATGCTCGCCGGGTGTACCGGCGGGGGAGACGGCGGTGACGGTTCCGACGGCTCCGACGGCGGCGACGGCTCCGACGGCGGCGACGGCTCCGACGGCGGGAGCGCCCCGACGCTGTACTTCTCGCAGGTGAAGGGCCCGCTCGACCTCGATCCGGTCGTCCTGAACGACGTGCCGTCCGCACAGATCGCCGGGCGGATATTCGACGGGATCTACGAGTACGACGACGCCCTCGGGATCGAACCGAAGATCGCGGCCGATCAGCCCACCATCGAGCGCGACGGCACGCGCTACATCGTCCCGATCCGCGAGGACGCCGAGTTCCAGAACGGCGACCCCGTCACCGCGGAGGACGTCATCCACACGATGCGGGCCCCCGTCGAAGAGGAGACGGGGAACGCCGCCGAGGTCGACATGGTCGACACGGCGGAGGCGATCGACGAACACACCGCGCAGTTCGACCTGTCGTACCCCTACGGCGCGTTCCCGATCGCGATGATCCGGAGCGTCGTCAACGCCGAGGTCCGGCAGGAGGACACGGAGGCGTACAACCAGGACCCGGTCACCTCGGGCCCGTTCCAGCTCATCGAGTGGGAGCCGGAGGACTACGCCACCGTCGAGCGGTGGGACGACTACTGGGACAGCGACAATCTCCCGGAGATCGGCGGGATCGAGTTCGAGCCGATCGAGGAGCAGACCACCCGCGTGACCGAGCTCGAAACGGGGAACGTCGACATCATCGAGACGATCCCGCCGCAGCTGTACGAGACGGTCGAGTCGAACCAGAACGCCAGCGTCACCGAGGTCCCGGGGATCGGGTACTTCTACCTGGCGTTCAACTGCGGCTCCGGTCCGACGAGCGACCCGCTCGTCCGAGAGGCGGTCGACTACTGCGTCTCGCTGGACCAGGCGGTCGAGAACTTCGTCGAACCGGCCGGCGTGCGGCAGTACACTCCGTACCCGGCCTCGATCTCCGAGGAGTGGGACTTCCCCGTCGACGAGTGGTCCGACATCCAGCACAGCCAAGACCTCGAAGAGGCGCAGGCGTTGTTCGACGAGGCCGGCGTGCCGATGGACTACAACTGGCGGATCATCGTCCCGCCGGACGACAAGCGCGAACAGATCGGCATCTCCATCGGTGACGGCCTCCAGAACGCCGGGTTCGAGAACGTGGAGGTCCAGCGGCTCGACTGGGGGACGTTCCTCGACGCGTACCTCACCGGCGAGGAGGACGACTACAACATGTACACGCTCGGCTGGTCGGGCGCTCCGGACCCGGACACGTTCGCGTACAACCTGCTCAGCCAGGAGACGGAGGGCGTCACCAACGGGACGTTCCACGAGTACGACGAGGCCTCCGAGATGCTGACGCAGGCCCGCGAGTCCGCCGACCGCGAGGAGCGCCGCCAGCTGTACATCGACGCGACGACGACGCTGCTCGAAGGGCGCGT is a window encoding:
- a CDS encoding DUF6293 family protein, with protein sequence MDTSVPSVAERRVHVVPLGYERDRIVEPLRRHGADVAYLLVDAPDREGARGDVDFEAASAADPADTRVDPDGLTDYQRDAWTAAAEFAAVRPIPVALADVYDVLGVTTTVAARHQASAADGDRLFGNVSTGPRIAAVGVALACMIVGARPYSVEPERHRHDRREEPLTEGVARTVDLPIYPMDAPTTDQVAVLGRLHERAEENVTTDKWNLIEWARERDLAFLREAGESRTAKYRALETHVLSPLRDRGYVELEDVGRSDTVRLTETGRRVFFAFKHKIEE
- a CDS encoding GTPBP1 family GTP-binding protein, whose product is MSADRSALRRAIERGERDGGAIEFKERLTREVHLADGRMESLVAQLRHRVLSGDGEATYVLGVTDDGGLAGISPEAFSETMDVLSLLADEADAHIADVETWSAGSGGDGDEAGLVGLATLRDGGVFEADEDHLVVGTAGHVDHGKSTLVGTLVTGRADDGQGGTRGFLDVQPHEVERGLSADLSYAVYGFADGADEPVRMDNPHRKADRAGVVEAADRLVSFVDTVGHEPWLRTTIRGLVGQKLDYGLLVVAADDGPTKTTREHLGILLATELPTIVAITKADAVSDERLAEVERETESMLRDAGQTPLLVDRHGVDTAVAEVGDGVVPLLRTSAVTKDGVETLDQLFERLPKRATPDRETFRMYVDRSYKVTGVGAVASGTVNSGTVETGDELLLGPMPDGSFREVEARSIEMHYHRVDKATAGRIVGIALKGVDEAEIERGMALVPRGSDPEPVREFDAEVMVLNHPTRIQEGYEPVVHLETVSEAAAFYPEEGRLLPGDTGEARVRFKFRPYLIEEGQRFVFREGSSKGVGTVTGTGDAAEDPPPRGR
- a CDS encoding ABC transporter substrate-binding protein; protein product: MRRQHTQRISRRKLLASGAAGTSFMLAGCTGGGDGGDGSDGSDGGDGSDGGDGSDGGSAPTLYFSQVKGPLDLDPVVLNDVPSAQIAGRIFDGIYEYDDALGIEPKIAADQPTIERDGTRYIVPIREDAEFQNGDPVTAEDVIHTMRAPVEEETGNAAEVDMVDTAEAIDEHTAQFDLSYPYGAFPIAMIRSVVNAEVRQEDTEAYNQDPVTSGPFQLIEWEPEDYATVERWDDYWDSDNLPEIGGIEFEPIEEQTTRVTELETGNVDIIETIPPQLYETVESNQNASVTEVPGIGYFYLAFNCGSGPTSDPLVREAVDYCVSLDQAVENFVEPAGVRQYTPYPASISEEWDFPVDEWSDIQHSQDLEEAQALFDEAGVPMDYNWRIIVPPDDKREQIGISIGDGLQNAGFENVEVQRLDWGTFLDAYLTGEEDDYNMYTLGWSGAPDPDTFAYNLLSQETEGVTNGTFHEYDEASEMLTQARESADREERRQLYIDATTTLLEGRVHLPAYNLNNSYGVRNVVEGFSAHPISSEIQMDDVTVSR